The proteins below come from a single Candidatus Bathyarchaeota archaeon genomic window:
- a CDS encoding DinB family protein — MQVADLIRYNHIVRKSYLDAFAKLPWSEVAVNRGLSWDSMRDVFVHLTLVEDRWVNYIIPGRFEEWADPDFSSFTCLEDLRVYMKRVHAATDTYLLKLSAEDLERKIEVPWGEPPYTKLPVEAVLTHMVLEDMVHYGELSAALWGMGQQAPYRAYWRFKTQDR; from the coding sequence ATGCAGGTTGCCGATTTAATCCGCTACAACCACATCGTCCGCAAATCCTACCTCGACGCCTTTGCCAAGTTGCCCTGGAGCGAAGTCGCCGTTAACCGCGGCTTAAGCTGGGACAGCATGCGGGATGTGTTTGTGCATCTCACTTTGGTGGAGGACCGCTGGGTCAACTACATCATCCCGGGCCGCTTCGAAGAATGGGCAGACCCCGACTTTTCCAGCTTCACCTGCCTTGAGGACCTGCGCGTCTACATGAAGCGAGTGCATGCCGCCACCGACACCTATCTTCTTAAACTCTCCGCCGAGGACCTGGAGAGGAAAATCGAGGTTCCATGGGGTGAGCCACCGTACACAAAACTCCCCGTTGAAGCAGTCTTAACCCACATGGTGCTGGAGGACATGGTGCATTACGGCGAGTTATCAGCGGCGCTCTGGGGGATGGGGCAGCAAGCACCCTACAGAGCCTACTGGCGCTTTAAAACACAAGATCGCTAA
- a CDS encoding HEAT repeat domain-containing protein: MPLFGSKKPDVEKLLLKSDVKGLLKALTYRDDFKVRESAAAALGEIGGEHSFDGLVAALVDSEESVRKAAALSLGKSDTPEAINALSVAGSADGVLFILNNSKLPERRVKAAHVLGKMGDEHAADGLINALKHEDSSVRFAARDALSTIGGNLVADKLRVTLKDPDPYVRMNAAAALGKIGGNRAVDDLIGVLQDSDWVVRKSASEALSNIDGGYTLNRLIATLKIEKSPSVRNGIIEILSKIGLSTATEDIWDLMKASTSIQETSFLIESLGAEYAVDAVIATLRKDPLSFKNKNALYEAAGAVLSKNGDSAIKKLKAFTIDSNAAVSEFALEVTSVIQRNVMKYNAAIEDFAIESMFSIKDWDAGKRETAEKRIRGGSEPLARLYSALWDRKINVAYELVKLYPDLLKTVTNYANRQNDPYEGPALVSTTYESAKRVLEKINQHHEDLPKAPKKN, encoded by the coding sequence ATGCCCTTATTTGGTTCTAAAAAGCCAGATGTAGAAAAATTACTTTTAAAAAGCGACGTAAAGGGTTTACTTAAAGCCTTAACCTACAGGGACGATTTTAAAGTTCGAGAATCAGCTGCCGCAGCTCTCGGAGAAATCGGCGGCGAGCACTCTTTTGATGGCTTAGTAGCAGCGCTTGTTGACTCTGAAGAATCCGTTCGCAAAGCAGCTGCCCTATCGTTGGGAAAGAGTGACACACCTGAGGCAATTAACGCGCTATCGGTTGCGGGTTCGGCTGACGGAGTACTCTTTATCCTTAACAACAGCAAGCTCCCTGAGAGGCGTGTAAAGGCTGCCCATGTGTTAGGCAAAATGGGCGATGAACACGCTGCAGATGGCTTGATTAATGCCCTCAAACATGAAGATTCATCCGTGCGATTTGCTGCTCGAGATGCACTAAGCACAATCGGCGGTAACTTGGTTGCAGATAAACTTCGGGTTACCCTAAAAGACCCCGACCCCTACGTCCGCATGAATGCAGCGGCGGCGCTGGGGAAAATCGGGGGCAACCGCGCAGTAGATGACCTGATTGGGGTGCTCCAAGACTCCGACTGGGTCGTACGCAAAAGCGCGTCTGAGGCATTGTCTAACATTGATGGCGGGTACACCCTGAATAGATTAATAGCGACCTTAAAAATTGAAAAGTCCCCATCCGTCCGCAACGGCATCATTGAAATATTAAGCAAAATAGGGCTCTCCACCGCGACTGAGGACATATGGGATTTAATGAAAGCTTCGACAAGCATTCAGGAGACGTCTTTTTTGATAGAAAGCCTAGGAGCTGAATACGCGGTGGATGCCGTTATTGCAACGTTGAGAAAAGACCCCTTAAGCTTTAAAAATAAAAATGCTTTATACGAAGCCGCAGGAGCCGTTTTATCTAAAAATGGCGATTCCGCCATCAAAAAATTAAAAGCTTTCACTATAGATTCCAATGCCGCGGTCTCCGAGTTTGCGCTGGAAGTGACAAGTGTTATTCAGCGGAACGTTATGAAATATAACGCTGCCATAGAAGATTTTGCGATTGAAAGCATGTTTAGCATAAAGGATTGGGATGCTGGAAAGCGAGAAACTGCAGAAAAAAGGATACGCGGCGGCTCAGAGCCATTAGCGCGGCTTTACTCTGCGCTCTGGGACCGAAAAATTAATGTCGCCTACGAGTTGGTTAAACTTTACCCTGACCTTCTAAAAACAGTAACCAATTATGCGAATAGACAAAATGACCCTTACGAGGGCCCTGCTCTTGTGAGCACAACGTACGAATCCGCGAAAAGAGTTTTAGAGAAAATAAACCAACATCACGAAGACCTGCCTAAAGCACCTAAAAAGAACTGA